The Lacipirellula parvula genome window below encodes:
- a CDS encoding sensor histidine kinase, protein MTDSRPNPDQLLAQLHLEEHRAGRGRLRIFFGYAAGVGKTYSMLSTARRERAEGVDVVVGYVEPHGRVETESLAAGFEAIPYLFVPYRGVELREFNLDAALARKPELLLVDELAHTNAEGLRHAKRWQDVIELLDAGIDVWTTLNVQHIESLNDIIAQITGVVVRETLPDAVLEHADEIELIDVTPAELVERLQEGKVYVPKKAEQALQSFFQKGNLVALRELSLRQAARRLQRDVEAARNERAVLAPWNTNERLLVCVGPSPSSAKILRSAKRLAASLGADWIAVAVNTGVSGDVSSKTERATGLNLRLAERLGAETHTLIGRNVAETLIDFARERNVTKIVVGKTAQAWWKRRLFGTIVDELLKRCGPIDVYVVSGDGDGPPPSPQPAISVNVANREYYIAAAVVATCAMLGALANHFGLAETNIVMFFLAGVALASTRLSRGPSIAMTVASVIVFDYCFVPPHFTFSVSDSEYLITFGVMLGIGLLIVGFASRQRAQLVASQQQERRTSQLFRITRQLSELSGTEFLVRTAGRQLEEIFNGEAVLYIRDSAGILALRYGEGTSIASSPHNRDVAQWVADKGKIAGAGTDTLPNATATFVPLIGSQETIGAVGVRPTDSNKFLDPEQQRLLETCASLLALSIERDNSVLTAQHAQTQAETEKLRSSLLSAVSHDIRTPLAGIAGASSALALAYDSLDAKTRSELLATINEEADSLSRLVEKLLYMTRLSSGKVHLDRQWHLIEEVIGSALTRMERQLGDRKIETTLDAALPMVNIDASLVEQLLINLVDNAAKYSPRESAIEVSAQGRGDYVEIEVADRGRGFQPGDEQKVFDLFYRGETARPDQRGTGIGLAICRAVVDLHQGQIEASNRPGGGAIVRVKLPCGGVPPAPIESTGEATP, encoded by the coding sequence GTGACCGACTCGCGACCGAATCCCGATCAACTGCTGGCTCAACTCCATCTTGAGGAGCATCGGGCTGGTCGCGGGAGGTTGCGCATCTTCTTCGGCTATGCCGCTGGGGTCGGGAAAACTTATTCGATGCTGTCGACCGCGCGGCGCGAGCGCGCGGAAGGCGTCGACGTCGTCGTCGGCTATGTGGAGCCGCATGGTCGGGTCGAGACAGAGTCGTTGGCTGCGGGGTTCGAAGCGATTCCGTACCTGTTTGTTCCGTACCGGGGCGTGGAGCTTCGGGAGTTTAACCTCGACGCTGCACTCGCTAGGAAGCCCGAGCTGCTGCTCGTCGACGAGCTCGCGCACACCAATGCTGAAGGCCTCAGGCACGCCAAACGCTGGCAAGACGTTATTGAGCTACTCGACGCGGGCATTGATGTTTGGACGACGCTGAATGTTCAGCACATTGAAAGCCTGAACGACATTATCGCCCAAATCACCGGCGTCGTCGTCCGCGAGACGCTGCCGGACGCGGTCTTGGAGCATGCCGACGAAATCGAGCTGATCGACGTGACGCCGGCGGAGCTCGTCGAGAGGCTACAAGAAGGAAAAGTCTACGTCCCGAAGAAGGCCGAGCAGGCTCTGCAGAGCTTTTTTCAGAAGGGAAATCTTGTCGCGCTGCGCGAGCTGTCGCTGCGGCAGGCGGCGCGGCGACTGCAGCGCGACGTCGAGGCGGCGCGCAACGAACGCGCAGTGCTGGCGCCTTGGAATACTAACGAACGGCTCCTCGTTTGCGTGGGGCCAAGCCCGTCGAGCGCGAAGATCTTGCGCTCAGCCAAACGGCTCGCAGCGTCGCTGGGCGCCGATTGGATTGCCGTGGCCGTCAACACAGGCGTCAGCGGAGACGTTTCTAGCAAAACAGAACGAGCCACCGGACTCAATCTGCGGCTTGCGGAGCGATTAGGAGCGGAAACGCATACGCTCATTGGACGCAACGTCGCGGAAACGCTCATCGATTTTGCCCGTGAGCGGAACGTTACGAAAATCGTCGTTGGTAAGACTGCCCAAGCTTGGTGGAAGCGGCGGCTGTTTGGAACCATCGTTGACGAGCTCCTCAAACGTTGCGGGCCGATCGACGTGTACGTCGTCTCGGGCGATGGCGATGGACCTCCGCCAAGTCCGCAGCCAGCCATTTCGGTAAACGTCGCTAACCGCGAGTACTATATCGCGGCGGCGGTGGTGGCGACGTGTGCGATGTTGGGCGCGTTGGCTAACCATTTCGGCTTGGCTGAGACGAACATCGTCATGTTTTTCCTGGCGGGGGTGGCACTGGCGTCGACCCGCTTGAGCCGCGGTCCGTCGATCGCCATGACGGTCGCCAGCGTGATTGTTTTCGACTATTGCTTCGTTCCGCCGCACTTTACGTTTTCGGTGAGCGATAGCGAGTATCTGATCACGTTCGGCGTCATGCTTGGCATCGGCTTGCTGATCGTCGGGTTCGCGTCGCGGCAGCGAGCTCAACTTGTCGCCTCGCAGCAGCAGGAGCGGCGGACGAGCCAGTTGTTCCGGATCACACGCCAGTTGAGCGAGCTCTCAGGGACCGAGTTTCTCGTGCGTACGGCTGGCCGGCAACTGGAGGAAATCTTCAATGGCGAAGCGGTGCTGTATATTCGCGATTCAGCTGGCATACTCGCGCTACGATATGGCGAGGGGACGTCGATCGCCTCGTCGCCGCACAACCGAGACGTTGCGCAGTGGGTCGCCGACAAAGGAAAAATTGCGGGCGCCGGCACCGACACGTTGCCGAACGCGACGGCGACGTTCGTCCCGCTCATCGGCTCGCAAGAGACGATCGGCGCCGTGGGCGTGCGGCCGACAGACAGCAATAAGTTCCTGGACCCCGAACAGCAGCGATTGCTCGAAACCTGCGCGAGTCTGCTAGCGCTCTCGATCGAGCGCGACAACTCAGTGCTCACGGCTCAGCATGCGCAAACTCAGGCGGAAACGGAGAAGCTCAGGAGTTCGCTGCTCAGCGCCGTCTCCCACGACATCCGCACGCCGCTGGCCGGGATCGCGGGAGCGAGCAGCGCGCTTGCCCTGGCTTACGATTCGCTCGACGCCAAAACGCGCTCGGAGCTGCTGGCAACCATCAACGAAGAAGCTGATTCGCTCTCGCGTCTCGTGGAAAAATTGTTGTACATGACGCGACTGTCCAGCGGAAAGGTCCATCTCGACCGGCAGTGGCATCTGATCGAGGAGGTCATCGGCTCCGCATTGACTAGAATGGAAAGGCAGCTGGGCGATCGAAAAATCGAGACGACGCTGGACGCTGCTCTTCCCATGGTTAACATCGATGCTTCCCTGGTCGAGCAATTACTGATAAATCTCGTGGACAACGCGGCCAAGTACTCGCCGCGCGAATCCGCGATCGAGGTGTCTGCTCAAGGCCGCGGCGATTACGTCGAGATCGAAGTGGCTGATCGCGGCAGAGGCTTTCAACCTGGCGACGAGCAAAAAGTGTTCGATTTGTTTTATCGCGGCGAAACGGCTAGGCCCGATCAACGGGGCACCGGCATCGGCTTGGCGATTTGCCGCGCGGTCGTCGACTTGCATCAGGGGCAAATCGAAGCGAGCAATCGGCCGGGCGGCGGCGCGATCGTTCGGGTAAAGCTACCGTGCGGCGGCGTTCCGCCAGCGCCGATTGAATCGACGGGAGAAGCGACGCCATGA
- a CDS encoding potassium-transporting ATPase subunit F encodes MNGVELIALVLSAGLFFYLTAALVKPEWFE; translated from the coding sequence ATGAACGGCGTAGAACTGATCGCGTTGGTCCTGTCCGCCGGACTGTTTTTTTATCTGACCGCGGCGCTCGTGAAGCCGGAGTGGTTCGAATGA
- the kdpC gene encoding potassium-transporting ATPase subunit KdpC: MLSQFRPALVVFLALTAVTGVAYPLVVTVVANVAFPRQAQGSLIEVDGKAVGSSLIGQGFTDPKYFWGRPSAASYNGAASTGSNLGPTNPAQLDAVKGRIEAMQAAHGADKRVPIDLVTASGSGLDPHISPAAIEYQLERVAKQRGMKVDEVRPLVAQATAGRTFGLLGEPRVNVLELNLALDAAQSAD; this comes from the coding sequence ATGTTATCGCAATTTCGCCCAGCGTTGGTCGTGTTCTTGGCGCTCACGGCCGTGACCGGCGTGGCGTACCCGCTCGTCGTGACGGTGGTCGCCAACGTAGCGTTTCCGCGCCAGGCGCAAGGCAGTTTGATCGAAGTCGACGGAAAGGCTGTTGGTTCGAGCCTCATCGGCCAAGGGTTTACCGATCCGAAGTACTTTTGGGGCCGACCATCGGCGGCAAGCTACAATGGTGCAGCATCGACGGGCAGCAACCTGGGCCCGACGAATCCGGCGCAGCTCGACGCTGTGAAAGGTCGGATTGAAGCCATGCAAGCCGCCCATGGAGCGGATAAGCGAGTGCCGATTGATTTGGTAACGGCGTCGGGCAGCGGGCTCGATCCGCACATCAGCCCGGCGGCGATTGAGTACCAACTAGAACGCGTTGCCAAGCAGCGCGGGATGAAAGTCGACGAGGTTCGTCCGTTGGTCGCCCAGGCCACCGCGGGCCGAACCTTCGGCTTGCTGGGCGAGCCTCGCGTCAACGTGCTGGAGCTGAATCTTGCGTTGGACGCCGCTCAATCGGCTGACTAG
- the kdpA gene encoding potassium-transporting ATPase subunit KdpA, whose translation MNVNAWIQFGLFVAVLAALAKPLGAYMARVLEGKPGGLERLLGWCERGIYRIAGVDVGSEMGWRQYAFGVMAFNLIGIVAVYAVLRLQGALPLNPQEFPGATPDLAFDTAVSFASNTNWQSYGGETTLSYLSQAFALTVQNFVSAATGIAVLAALIRGLVRRTSTTIGNFWVDLVRSTLYILLPLSVIWAVALVSQGVIQNFDAYKTVELAEPIPSAEGDPTTTQLLAMGPVASQVAIKQLGTNGGGFFNVNSAHPFENPTPLSNFLQVLAILLIPAALCCTFGVMVGDVRQGWAIFAAMLVIFLPLTLGVIVAEQSGVPQYAAMGADDVVSDAQSGGNMEGKETRFGIVNSAIWASATTAASNGSVNAMHDSFTPLGGLIPMWLMQLGEIIFGGVGSGLYGMLMFAIVAVFIAGLMVGRTPEYLGKKIEAFEMKMASLVILIPCCMVLVGTAIAVAGPGLAYLSGEEVKGNLNNPGAHGFSEVLYALSSAGNNNGSAFAGLTANEPFYNVLLGIAMFASRYWLIIPVLAIAGSLARKKYSPPSAGTLPTHQPLFVVMLVCTVLLVGALTFVPALALGPVVEHLQMIAS comes from the coding sequence ATGAACGTTAATGCATGGATTCAGTTTGGCTTGTTCGTCGCGGTGCTCGCCGCGCTCGCGAAGCCGTTGGGCGCGTACATGGCGCGCGTATTGGAAGGTAAACCTGGCGGGCTGGAACGACTGCTTGGCTGGTGCGAAAGAGGCATCTATCGCATTGCCGGCGTCGACGTCGGTAGCGAGATGGGTTGGCGTCAGTACGCGTTCGGCGTCATGGCGTTCAACCTCATCGGCATCGTCGCCGTTTACGCCGTGTTGCGTCTGCAGGGAGCGTTGCCGCTCAATCCACAGGAATTTCCGGGAGCGACTCCTGACCTGGCGTTCGACACGGCGGTAAGCTTCGCCTCGAACACGAATTGGCAAAGCTATGGCGGCGAAACGACGCTGAGCTATCTGTCGCAGGCGTTCGCGCTGACGGTACAGAACTTCGTCTCGGCGGCGACGGGCATCGCCGTGCTCGCCGCGCTGATTCGCGGTTTGGTGCGTCGCACCTCGACGACGATTGGCAACTTTTGGGTCGATCTTGTGCGATCGACGCTCTACATACTCTTGCCGCTCTCCGTCATCTGGGCGGTAGCGCTCGTCTCTCAGGGCGTTATCCAAAACTTCGACGCCTACAAGACCGTTGAGCTTGCGGAACCGATTCCGTCGGCTGAAGGCGATCCCACGACCACGCAATTGCTCGCGATGGGCCCTGTCGCATCGCAGGTCGCGATCAAGCAACTCGGCACGAACGGCGGCGGATTCTTCAATGTGAACTCCGCCCACCCGTTCGAGAACCCGACGCCGCTGTCGAACTTCCTCCAAGTCCTCGCGATTCTGCTGATTCCAGCGGCGCTGTGCTGCACATTTGGCGTGATGGTCGGCGACGTACGACAGGGCTGGGCGATTTTCGCCGCGATGCTGGTGATCTTCTTGCCGCTCACGCTCGGCGTGATCGTGGCCGAGCAATCGGGCGTGCCGCAGTATGCGGCGATGGGCGCCGACGACGTCGTCTCGGACGCTCAGTCCGGCGGCAACATGGAAGGGAAAGAGACTCGCTTCGGCATCGTCAATTCCGCGATTTGGGCGTCGGCGACGACGGCTGCGTCGAACGGCAGCGTCAACGCGATGCACGATTCGTTCACGCCGCTCGGCGGGCTGATTCCGATGTGGCTGATGCAACTTGGCGAGATTATTTTCGGCGGCGTGGGCAGCGGCCTCTACGGCATGCTGATGTTCGCAATCGTCGCGGTGTTCATCGCCGGCCTGATGGTGGGCCGGACTCCGGAGTACCTCGGCAAGAAGATTGAAGCCTTCGAAATGAAGATGGCGTCATTGGTCATTCTCATTCCGTGCTGCATGGTGCTGGTCGGCACGGCAATCGCTGTTGCAGGCCCTGGCCTGGCGTACCTGTCTGGCGAAGAAGTGAAGGGCAACCTCAACAACCCGGGAGCTCACGGCTTCTCGGAAGTGTTGTACGCCCTGTCTTCGGCAGGCAACAACAACGGCAGCGCCTTCGCGGGCCTGACCGCCAACGAGCCATTTTACAACGTGCTGCTCGGCATCGCGATGTTCGCCTCGCGGTACTGGCTGATTATTCCTGTGCTCGCGATCGCCGGATCGCTGGCTCGCAAGAAGTACTCGCCGCCGAGCGCTGGCACGCTGCCGACGCATCAACCGCTGTTCGTGGTGATGCTGGTGTGCACCGTGTTGCTGGTCGGCGCCCTGACGTTCGTGCCCGCGCTCGCACTGGGGCCCGTTGTGGAGCACTTACAAATGATCGCTTCCTGA
- the kdpB gene encoding potassium-transporting ATPase subunit KdpB, whose product MSTAPKTRPLFDPPIVRGAVIDSFKKLDPRRQLRNPVLFTVFVGSVLTTGLGFYALANGGSESPAFIFGVSAWLWFTVLFANFAEAMAEGRGKAQADSLRSTRRDVQAKKLNEPRYGASHQLTVASSLRKDDVILIEAGELIPSDGEVIEGVASVDESAITGESAPVIRESGGDRSSVTGGTRVLSDWLVVRITANPGETFLDRMISLVEGAKRQKTPNEISLNILLAAMTIIFLVVCTTLLPFSKYSVEAAGQGSPITVTVLVALLVCLIPTTIGGLLSAIGIAGMDRMIQANVIAMSGRAVEAAGDVDVLLLDKTGTITMGNRQAVELIPASGVQVQSLADAAQLASLADETPEGRSIVVLAKEKYGLRGRNVNELHAQFIPFTAQTRVSGVDFDGRMIRKGATDSIAKFVAEHGGALSGDVREAVERVSKMGGTPLVVADGGRALGVVYLKDIVKGGIKERFGELRRMGIKTVMITGDNPLTATAIAAEAGVDDFLAEATPEAKLKMIREYQAGGRLVAMTGDGTNDSPALAQADVAVAMNSGTQAAKEAGNMVDLDSNPTKLIEIVEIGKQLLMTRGSLTTFSLANDVAKYFAIIPAAFATTYPVLNKLNVMGLASPSSAIMSAVIFNALIIIMLVPLALRGVPYRAVGAARLLRDNLLIYGLGGLLVPFIGIKIIDVALAACGLA is encoded by the coding sequence ATGTCAACTGCTCCTAAAACACGACCTCTCTTTGACCCGCCGATTGTGCGCGGCGCGGTCATCGACTCCTTCAAGAAACTCGACCCCAGACGCCAGCTGCGCAATCCCGTGCTGTTCACGGTGTTCGTGGGCAGCGTACTGACCACCGGCCTCGGCTTCTACGCTCTTGCGAACGGCGGCAGCGAGTCGCCGGCGTTCATCTTCGGCGTGTCGGCGTGGCTATGGTTCACCGTGCTGTTCGCCAACTTCGCGGAAGCGATGGCCGAAGGGCGCGGCAAGGCGCAAGCCGATTCGCTGCGTTCGACGCGTCGCGACGTGCAAGCGAAGAAGCTCAACGAACCTCGCTACGGCGCCAGTCATCAACTGACAGTCGCGTCGAGCTTGAGGAAAGACGACGTGATCTTGATCGAAGCCGGAGAGTTGATTCCCAGCGACGGTGAAGTCATCGAGGGCGTCGCCTCCGTCGACGAAAGCGCTATCACGGGCGAAAGCGCGCCCGTGATTCGTGAGAGCGGCGGCGATCGCAGCAGCGTCACCGGCGGCACGCGGGTTCTTTCGGACTGGCTCGTTGTACGAATCACGGCCAATCCCGGCGAAACCTTCCTCGATCGCATGATCTCGTTGGTCGAAGGCGCCAAACGCCAAAAGACGCCGAACGAAATCTCGCTGAACATCTTGCTGGCGGCGATGACCATCATCTTCCTGGTGGTGTGCACAACGCTATTGCCGTTCTCGAAGTACAGCGTCGAGGCGGCAGGGCAGGGGAGTCCGATCACGGTGACCGTGCTCGTGGCGCTGTTGGTCTGCCTGATTCCGACGACGATCGGCGGTTTGCTATCCGCCATCGGCATCGCGGGGATGGATCGCATGATCCAAGCGAACGTTATCGCCATGTCGGGTCGCGCCGTCGAGGCCGCGGGCGACGTCGATGTGCTACTGCTCGATAAGACGGGAACGATCACCATGGGCAATCGGCAAGCCGTGGAGTTGATTCCCGCCTCCGGAGTGCAGGTTCAGTCGCTGGCCGACGCCGCGCAACTTGCCTCGCTCGCCGACGAGACGCCGGAAGGGCGCAGCATCGTCGTGTTGGCGAAGGAAAAGTACGGCCTGCGCGGACGCAACGTGAACGAACTGCACGCTCAGTTCATTCCGTTTACCGCTCAAACGCGGGTTAGCGGCGTCGACTTCGACGGACGGATGATTCGCAAAGGGGCTACGGACAGCATCGCCAAGTTCGTCGCTGAGCATGGCGGCGCGCTTTCAGGCGATGTGCGCGAGGCCGTGGAACGCGTGTCGAAAATGGGCGGCACGCCGCTCGTCGTCGCCGACGGCGGTCGGGCGCTGGGCGTCGTCTATCTGAAAGACATCGTCAAAGGGGGCATCAAAGAGCGGTTCGGCGAACTGCGCCGCATGGGCATCAAGACCGTGATGATCACCGGCGACAACCCGCTCACCGCGACCGCGATTGCGGCGGAAGCGGGCGTCGACGACTTCCTTGCGGAAGCAACGCCCGAGGCAAAGCTCAAGATGATTCGCGAGTACCAAGCGGGCGGCCGCCTGGTAGCAATGACCGGCGACGGCACGAACGACTCGCCCGCGCTCGCCCAGGCCGACGTGGCCGTGGCGATGAACTCCGGCACGCAAGCCGCGAAGGAAGCGGGCAACATGGTCGATCTAGATTCGAATCCAACGAAGCTGATCGAGATCGTCGAGATCGGCAAGCAGTTGCTGATGACGCGGGGATCGCTGACGACGTTTAGCCTTGCGAACGACGTGGCGAAGTATTTCGCGATCATTCCGGCCGCGTTTGCGACGACCTACCCGGTGCTCAACAAGCTGAATGTCATGGGACTGGCCAGCCCGTCGAGCGCGATCATGTCGGCGGTGATCTTCAATGCGTTGATCATCATCATGCTGGTGCCGCTGGCGCTGCGCGGAGTTCCCTACCGGGCCGTCGGCGCCGCGCGTTTGCTGCGGGACAACTTGCTGATCTACGGCCTGGGCGGTCTGCTCGTCCCCTTCATTGGCATTAAAATTATTGACGTTGCCCTTGCCGCCTGCGGCTTGGCATAA